The Deltaproteobacteria bacterium genome window below encodes:
- a CDS encoding response regulator, with translation MEMLQQKILVVDDERLLTTLMSESLRMEGNFSVEQASNGQEGLEKYKSFHPDLVLMDIEMPVMDGYESSREIKSFDPKAKILVLTGNPSDHRARKTISEGIALTLLEKPVRLKELNRIIREKLSD, from the coding sequence ATGGAGATGCTGCAACAAAAGATCCTTGTTGTGGATGATGAAAGACTCTTGACGACCTTGATGTCTGAATCCCTCCGTATGGAAGGGAATTTTTCGGTGGAACAGGCCTCGAACGGACAGGAAGGATTGGAAAAGTATAAATCTTTTCACCCGGATCTCGTCTTGATGGACATCGAAATGCCCGTCATGGACGGATATGAATCCTCCCGCGAGATCAAGTCCTTTGATCCTAAGGCCAAGATCCTCGTGCTCACCGGTAACCCTTCCGATCACCGGGCACGCAAAACCATCAGTGAGGGTATCGCCCTGACCCTCCTCGAAAAGCCGGTACGCTTGAAAGAGCTTAACCGGATCATTCGGGAAAAACTTTCCGACTGA